In one Streptomyces marincola genomic region, the following are encoded:
- a CDS encoding type I polyketide synthase, with translation MTRPRHKEGHRIVNEDKLRDYLKRVTADLQRTRQRLAEAESRAAEPIAVVGMACRFPGGVTTPDGLWELVARERDAVGAFPDNRGWDVEALYDPDPNAPGRTYAREGGFLYDADRFDPEFFGISPREALALDPQQRLLLETAWESLESAGLSPAELRGSRTGVFSGVSGHEYASLTHRGPDDVEGYLLTGNTLSVASGRISYTLGFEGPAVSVDTACSSSLVAVHLACQSLRSGESTMALAGGAAVMATPGMFLEFSRQRGLAADGRCKSFAAGADGTIWAEGAGMIVLERLSDARANGHPVLAVIRGSAVNQDGKSSRLSAPNGPSQQRVIQAALAGAGLTPDQVDAVEGHGTGTSLGDPIEAQALLATYGQGRPADQPLWLGSLKSNIGHAQAAAGIGGMIKMIQAIRHGALPKTLHVDEPSPHVDWSAGNIQLLTRPQPWPDTDHPRRAAVSSFGISGTNAHVIIEQAPALPAGEPDGPGGPSEVPADAPAHHGPLPWVLSSRTEDGLADQARRLLDHVTEHPDLHPADIAYSLAATRTVFEHHAAAVGGTREELLAGLAAIAEQPSGVTLHPQRAAGAVAFLFTGQGAQHLGMGSGLYATYPTFRAAFDEACAALDAHLGAELPLKEVVFGADPALLNQTRWTQPGLFALQTALTRLLADDFGVTPTHVIGHSIGEIAAAHAAGVFGLDDAARLVAARGALMQALPSGGAMIAVEAAEEEVAPHLTERAGLAAVNGQRAVVLSGDEAEVTAIAAAFAERGRRTRRLTVSHAFHSAHMDPMLEEFRAVAATLTYRPPAIPVVSTLTGRAAGEDITTPAYWTRHARETTRFHDGLVTLNGLGVTTHVEIGPDAVLTALAHEALPHANAVPLLRRGHDEPAGLVRGVARAHACGVAVDWEKLCAGRGTRAVDLPTYAFQRRRYWLDAPAPAGTPAGLGLEPATHPLLATATELPDGGYLFTGRVTLATHAWLNDHTVLGTVILPGTAFVELALHAAHTVGLDEISELVLNAPVTFGTQGAALLQVVVGPDDPVTGRALTIRSRSETDHSWTNNATGTLGAPVPVG, from the coding sequence CTGACTCGGCCACGACACAAGGAGGGACATCGCATCGTGAACGAGGACAAGCTCCGCGACTACCTGAAGCGGGTGACCGCCGACCTGCAAAGGACCCGGCAGCGGCTGGCCGAGGCCGAGTCGCGCGCCGCGGAACCGATCGCCGTCGTCGGCATGGCCTGCCGCTTCCCCGGCGGCGTGACCACGCCCGACGGGCTGTGGGAGCTGGTGGCGCGGGAACGCGACGCGGTGGGGGCGTTCCCCGACAACCGCGGCTGGGACGTGGAGGCCCTGTACGACCCCGACCCGAACGCCCCTGGCAGGACCTACGCCCGCGAGGGCGGGTTCCTGTACGACGCCGACCGCTTCGACCCGGAGTTCTTCGGCATCAGCCCCCGCGAGGCGCTCGCGCTCGACCCGCAGCAGCGCCTGCTGCTTGAGACGGCCTGGGAGAGCCTGGAGAGCGCCGGGCTCTCCCCCGCGGAGCTGCGCGGCAGCCGCACCGGGGTGTTCAGCGGCGTCTCCGGGCACGAGTACGCCTCGCTCACGCACCGGGGGCCCGACGACGTCGAGGGCTACCTGCTGACCGGCAACACCCTGAGCGTCGCCTCGGGGCGCATCTCCTACACGCTCGGCTTCGAGGGCCCGGCGGTCAGCGTGGACACCGCGTGCTCCTCCTCGCTCGTCGCCGTGCACCTGGCCTGCCAGTCCCTGCGTTCCGGCGAGTCCACCATGGCGCTCGCCGGCGGCGCGGCGGTGATGGCGACCCCGGGCATGTTCCTTGAGTTCAGCCGCCAGCGCGGGCTGGCCGCGGACGGCCGCTGCAAGTCGTTCGCGGCCGGCGCCGACGGCACCATCTGGGCCGAGGGCGCGGGCATGATCGTGCTGGAACGCCTGTCCGACGCCCGCGCGAACGGGCACCCCGTGCTGGCCGTCATCCGCGGCTCGGCCGTCAACCAGGACGGCAAGAGCAGCCGGCTCAGCGCGCCGAACGGCCCCTCGCAGCAGCGCGTCATCCAGGCCGCGCTGGCCGGGGCGGGCCTGACGCCCGACCAGGTCGACGCGGTCGAGGGGCACGGCACCGGCACCTCGCTCGGCGACCCGATCGAGGCCCAGGCGCTGCTCGCCACCTACGGGCAGGGCCGCCCGGCCGACCAGCCGCTGTGGCTCGGCTCCTTGAAGTCCAACATCGGCCACGCCCAGGCCGCCGCCGGTATCGGCGGCATGATCAAGATGATCCAGGCCATCAGGCACGGCGCGCTGCCCAAGACCCTGCACGTGGACGAGCCGAGCCCGCACGTCGACTGGAGCGCGGGCAACATCCAGCTCCTCACCCGCCCCCAGCCCTGGCCCGACACCGACCACCCGCGCCGCGCCGCCGTCTCCTCCTTCGGCATCAGCGGCACCAACGCGCACGTCATCATCGAGCAGGCCCCGGCCCTCCCGGCCGGCGAGCCCGACGGGCCCGGCGGGCCCAGCGAGGTTCCCGCCGACGCGCCCGCGCACCACGGCCCCCTGCCGTGGGTGCTGTCGTCCAGGACCGAGGACGGCCTGGCCGACCAGGCGCGGCGCCTGCTCGACCACGTCACGGAACACCCCGACCTGCACCCCGCCGACATCGCCTACTCGCTGGCGGCGACCCGCACCGTGTTCGAGCACCACGCGGCGGCGGTCGGCGGCACCCGCGAGGAACTGCTCGCCGGCCTGGCCGCGATCGCCGAGCAGCCCTCGGGCGTCACGCTGCACCCGCAGCGGGCCGCGGGGGCGGTCGCCTTCCTGTTCACCGGCCAGGGCGCCCAGCACCTGGGCATGGGCAGCGGGCTGTACGCCACGTACCCGACGTTCCGTGCCGCGTTCGACGAGGCGTGCGCGGCCCTCGACGCCCACCTCGGGGCGGAACTCCCGCTCAAGGAGGTCGTGTTCGGCGCCGATCCGGCGCTGCTGAACCAGACCCGCTGGACCCAGCCGGGGCTCTTCGCCCTCCAGACCGCCCTGACCCGGCTCCTCGCCGACGACTTCGGGGTCACCCCGACGCACGTCATCGGCCACTCCATCGGGGAGATCGCCGCCGCGCACGCCGCCGGCGTGTTCGGCCTCGACGACGCGGCCCGCCTCGTCGCCGCGCGCGGCGCCCTCATGCAGGCGCTGCCGTCCGGCGGCGCGATGATCGCCGTGGAGGCGGCCGAGGAGGAGGTCGCGCCGCACCTCACGGAACGGGCGGGCCTCGCCGCCGTCAACGGGCAACGCGCCGTCGTCCTCTCGGGCGACGAGGCCGAGGTCACCGCCATCGCCGCGGCGTTCGCCGAGCGGGGCCGGCGCACCCGCCGCCTCACCGTCAGCCACGCGTTCCACTCCGCCCACATGGACCCCATGCTGGAGGAGTTCCGCGCCGTCGCCGCGACCCTCACCTACCGGCCGCCCGCCATCCCCGTCGTCTCCACCCTGACCGGCCGGGCCGCCGGCGAGGACATCACCACCCCGGCCTACTGGACCCGCCACGCCCGCGAGACCACGCGGTTCCACGACGGCCTGGTCACGCTGAACGGGCTGGGCGTCACCACGCACGTCGAGATCGGGCCCGACGCCGTGCTCACCGCGCTCGCCCACGAGGCGCTGCCGCACGCCAACGCCGTTCCCCTGCTGCGGCGCGGCCACGACGAACCGGCCGGGCTCGTGCGCGGCGTCGCGCGCGCACACGCGTGCGGCGTCGCGGTCGACTGGGAGAAGCTGTGCGCCGGGCGCGGCACCCGCGCCGTCGACCTGCCCACCTACGCGTTCCAGCGCCGCCGCTACTGGCTCGACGCCCCGGCCCCCGCGGGCACGCCCGCCGGGCTCGGCCTCGAACCGGCCACGCACCCGCTGCTGGCCACGGCGACGGAACTCCCCGACGGCGGCTACCTGTTCACCGGCCGCGTGACGCTGGCCACCCACGCGTGGCTCAACG